The genomic window GGTAACGAGGGCCTCAGTCACACTAGCTTGTATGGAACCGTCTCTTCCCTGGACTCCTTAGGCCAGATTTCCAGCTGGTCTTTCCGGGGCCTTGAATGACGAGGCCAGTGGCCGTGGCTCCCTAGAGGACATTTGAAACTATCAGGTTGAGGGAAAGCCACGATGGCCGGAGGATTGGGGTGCCGAGCATGCTCTTTGGGTGGGGAGAGGGCAGGGACTGGGGCACTGGGAGATCGCTGGAATCCATCCCATCCCAAAGCCGCGGCGATGGGACATCTTGAGATGAAAGGCATGGGGCACACCTGTGACTCCCCAtcctcctccctgcccccacccaaGCAAGGTCAAGATCAAATACATTGACAAGGCTGTCTTAGAAATGCTGGCAGAGGGGAAACCGAGTTTTATGACGTCAAATttaggagaaagagaagacaCTGGAGGCTTttgtaagaaatatttattaatgctcAGAACACTGGAATTTTACAGCCTGGCTGAGGTGACAATAAATTAAGGTTTCTGAACGTGGCTTTGAACTCGGCCCCTTCTCTCTCCATGCCTCCACAGGCGTGTCCACATGCATGACCACACACACCTACATCCATACCCACACATGCCTATGAGGCTGGATCTGCTCTTTACTCTCTGTGGGATAAGCGGTGGCCTCTTCAAAATGAGGGGGCCGGGCCCCTCGGGTCCTCTTCCGACACCCACAGACACCCCCCGGCCACAGCCGACGGTGGGCTAACCTGTGATGGTGCTGAACACGGCACTGTCACATGATGTTCCCcttgggggaagaaaaggagcTTCCCTTTGGGCCCCCAGGGCCCAGTGTGGAGCAGATCTAGGATCTGGCAGGTTTGTGGGAGTCGAATTCAAATTgtggaagagctgaattcaaatgctgcctcagtttcctcagcccCTTCCTCCCAGGGCTGTGGTCAGGATCCAGTGAGAGTGATGCCTAGTAGGCCGCTCCTGTGGTCGTTTTTACGACCTTGCCTGGGGTCCTCTTGTAGGAGATCCTGGAGTGGTGATTGTCCTTGGGGAAACCGAGGCACAAGGGAGCAAAGAGCTGCAGGGTCCCAGCTTCCAGGGCCAGAGGGGATTGAAGCTTCCGGCCTGGGGCTCGGTGTTGCTGATGGATGTGGGGGCAAAGCCCTGAGCCTGGAGGGTGGGAAGAGCTGGGGGCTGAGCAGCTCCAAGGGGGACCAGAGCTAGTGACAGCTGGGGAGATGGCCCCCCAAAACAGTGCTGAGCTGCCCCCCGACTGTGACTGTCCCTGGTATCCAGCCCTGTCCCCTGCCCAGCAGCATGGGGATGTGGCCCTGGGGAGCAGCCAATCAGAGGCCCCCTGGACGTCCTGGGGGGGTATCGGGGCCACCCCCTGCCCCTCATCCCCGCCCCCAGGTGTTTTCAGGTGTGGCGAGGACACGCCCAGCCTCTGGCCCAGGCTCTCCCTCCCCAGGACTCTTCACCCTGCCCCCCATGGGGTCCCCTGCACCTGCCCCCCACATACCCAGGGGACCTGCTCCCATGCCGGACTCAGGCTGAGTCATCTGCTGTGtgtcccccacccccccagcccCAGGAAGGGCACCTTCCCCCCACCCGTTTCCTCTTCTGGAAGATGGGGGGCGTCTCCCCCACTTCTGCTTCATCTTTCCAAAGCAGTCCGCATGTGTCCAGCCCAGCCTCGTTTGGGCCGGGCTCCCGGTGGAGGCTCTGCCAGCGGAGGTCTGGGCCTCTCACCGGACAAGGGGACGGAGGCTCAAGAGTGCTGAGCGTAGCCAGAAGGGGCCCACCCTCACCCGGAGGccctgggctgggggggggggcctgctgggAGTCGGTGAGGCCTCATGCCACCCTCGTTGGGGTCTTCCCACTCTGGCCGGTGGGCTCTCACAAGGGCCCTCCCACTAGTGGGGAACGGGACAGAGCCCGGAAGCCCCTCCAGCGGGCCAGCAAGATGCCCATCGGGGCTGTGCCCCCCAACACGCTTGGCCACATCTGTTTGCTGGGCCCTGGATCTGTAGGGCGCGGGGTTCTCTGGGTCACTGCTGAAGCCTTTGGGGACAGTGCTGGGACGATAGGGCTGGGGAGGCCCTGGGGGCCCAGCCTGACCCCCCATCATTCTCTGGGCCGCCTCCAGGCCAAAGTTGCTGGTAACGGGGTGGGGGGAACATTGGAGGAAACAAAAGCCCCCCCCATCTGCAGGGGTTCTCAGGATTAGCCTCAGGCCCAGGGCTGGGGGGATCCTGATGAAGGGGtttcctgacccccccccccagggccaGAAACCCCTAGGTGGACAAGGATGGACCTCAGGCGCAAGGACTGTGATGAAGCTATCTACTGGCGGTCCTGGGACACTGGCAACGCCCCCCAGCCCAGGCTGACCTTGCTGCGCCCCATCCCTGACCCTGGTGCTGGCCAGGATGACAGACAGCAAACCGGACCCTGGACGAGACCCCCCACATGCAGCAGACGCAGGCCTTGGGGCCAGCCCCTCAAACCTGCCGCAGGAGCAGGGCTGAGCCGGGGAGGACCCTCccaatttactttttattatttctagagAACAAACCGAGTCggaaagtcctgggttcaaattcagcctcagaccttgggtgaccctggacaagccccTACAGCCCggctgcctcaatttcctcctttctaaaaggggcaagaaaaccccaaacagggccACAGGGAGTCTGACTGAACACCAAGGAGCCACCGAGGTCACCGACTCAGGATGGGCCACGCCTGCCCCCCACCTTGGGGGCTCCCACACACTGTTCCTCAGTCCCAGCCCCAATGAGCCTGGGCCCAGGGTCAGCTTGTGGCCCAGGGAGGGATCACAGAAGGCCCACCACGACCCAGTGGGGCCCAGGGAGCCCTGTCATGCTGCTGGGGGGGTGAGACTCCGGGTCCTCCTCTGGATGACCGCATGGGCAGAGCCCACTGTCCCATTCTGCCCCCCCCATCTGGCCCTTGCTggctccccccccaccccgaggTTCAGTTGGCGGGGTCCGTGGGGGGTCTGTGGCTTTTGGGGCCTTGCCCAGCCTCCCGGGTCGCCGCCGACAGGCTCTTTCCCAGCTGCAGCGTGTAGGCCGAGGGCCCCAATCTCATGATCTTCCCACTGCCGAGACACTCGTCCCCCTTGTAGAACACGGCAAACTGGAAAAGCAAAGGTACCGTGAGGGGCCGCGCACCCCAGGGTAGCAGGGTAAGGAGACCGCCAGGATCGTTCTGCGGCTCCTACTCTCTGCCGCAGCAGATCTTGGCTCCATTCCTGGGGGACCCCCTGGCCATCCTTGTGTCCCTGGCAAGGGCAGGAGAGGCACCAGGGGCGCAGGGAGGACATCCTCCTGCCCAAGCAGCTGCCCCCGCTTTGCTCGGCTACTTGGCAGACCCCACCCCCCAACCCTCTTTTGTGCTCGCAGGGCCGGGGTCAGATTGGTGGGGCAGGTGTCACCCCCACCTCCCCGAGGCCCCTTCAGTCAGAGAACCCAGAGCTGCAGACCCCGGCACAACGTCCCCCAATGTCCCCTCCCCCTACAGTCCCCGGCTGTGCAGCCTGAAAGCCCATCTGACCGGCGGAAGGCCCGGCCAGAAGCGAGCCTGGGGACGGGGCAGCCCCACCTGACCTGCCAGCCCCTCCCCTTCCATTTGGAGCTATCACCTAAGAGTTTCTCAGGCCCCCAGACACCAACACCCCCATTTTTGGTCCCCTCTCCCCACATGTGCTCCTGGCTCTCCTGAGGCTAGCAGAGGCAGCTGCAATGCCGCCCTGGGCCCTCACGACACTGACCTGACCTGTGGCGAGGGACTTCATGGGCTTCACGGCGGTCACCCACACGCTCCCGTCCTGGTTCAGTGTCAGCACGCAGGGCGCTGCGTTGGAAAAGCGGCATCAGAGGTGTCAGAGAGGCCCTAGGTGGCccaggtggggtggggggaggcgaTGCTCCCACCCCCCAGAAGGAAGGGGATGTTGGGACTGAGCTCACCTAGTGCCATCTGGTGCCGCCAGCGGACGTGGCACTCCATCATCTTGTCATGGACCAGCTGGGCCGGAGGCTCCTCTGCAATCCAGTGGACACGCCCAGTGCGCAGCAGGTCCCGGTATAGGGCGGGGTGGTCCGGGCCAGGGGCCTGGCAGGGCAGAGATCGGGTATGGGCCAACCAGTGGGGGGCTCATGCCACTGACCCCATCCAAGACTGGAGGGAGGGCCCCAGGAACACCAGGCCatcacaccctccccttccttcccactaAAATCGCGGGGGCCCATCCCACATTCCACCAGTCTCCCCAACTCTTCCTGCTCAGTGGCTGGCCATCACCTCCTTCCCTTGAGGATCCTGGCTTCCTTTGGGGGTCCTCTGCAGCCAGGAGACCCAGAGCCTCCTCATGATCCCCCAGGTCATTCCCGAAGGGTCCTGGAGCAGCAGGCCCCCTCCCCGACTCAGGATCCTGACCCAACCCAGGGCTGCTCCCAGGGGCTCAGCAGGGTCACACTGACTCCCCAACTCCGCCCAAGTGACTGAGCTGGGAGCAACTCACCACAAACACGTCCCCGCGACTCAAGTCCTTGTCAACCACGTACCAGGGGTCCCTCAGGCCCCCGATTTTAGCTCCTTGGCCCAGTGTGAACAGGAAGCATCCTGGGAGGGAGCGTCCCGAGTGAGCCGGGCCCTTCCGCCCAGAGCTTACTGAGGAGCTGGTGCATCTGTCCCCAGGCTGCCACCCACCACTGGGGGCCTCTGCAATCCCAGGGTCCGGTTCTGGCCCTCTGGGGGGGAAACCCGGGGCATCTGGGCAGCAACCTTACCTTGGTGCGTCCCCAAAACCTTGTGATCTTCTATGGACACAAAGTTCCCCGGGCGAGGCTGTAAATACTGTAGGACAGCGCAAGTCCTTAGGTGCAGGAAACCCCCCACCCCGAGCGCCCCACACATCAGGCCCATGGCCCCCAACGCATCTGGCTGGTGGCCCTGCCAAAGGAGCTCACCTGGAGAAGGAAGCTCTCCAAGTGGCGCTTCCCGATGAAGCAGATGCCCATGCTCTGGAAGGGAAGCAGCGGTGCATCATGGCCATGTGGCCTCGGCACTGAGGCTGGGGGCCATAACTGAGTCACAGGACTCCTGGGGGCCGGCTCTTGGCAAGGGCCACTCAGAGGCACCCCCCTCAGAAGCCCCCCACTAAACCTCGCTGCCCAGCTCCATCCTGGAGGGGACAGCCCCGCTGGACTCTCCACTGAGGCAGGGGGATGGCCCAGGCCGGCCTGTGACTCGACAAGCCACGGGCCTGGCGCCTCCCAGAATCCTGAGCAGGGGCGGGCGGCCTCTCTGGCCACCTCAGGCTCCGGCTTTGCTGCTGAAATCGAGACCAGGGACTGACCTCTTTCCTCTGCAGCACGTGCCCAAGGCCGTTTTCAGCGGCGATCTTCTTCACGAAGCCCTTGGTGAGTCCCCCCAGAGGGAAGATGGTCCTGCGCAGGGCCTCTTGCGACACCTGGCTGAGGAAGAAGGTCTGGTCTTTGGCGGCGTCTGCTCCCTGCAGGAGCTTCACGGCTGCAGAGGACACGAAGTGTGCGGCCGGTCACGGCTGCCGGGGCCCTGGAAACAAGGACGGGCCCCCAGCCGGACTCTGTCGTAATAAAGAAGGAGATCATCCGCCGGGACAGAAGGCCAGCAGGTTGTCGGGCCGCCCCAGCTCAGTGGGACAGGGGATGACATCAGGGCGAGGGGTCTGTGCCGGTGGTGATCCTGCCCTAAGCTGGAGCCTTCAAGTCTCGTCACGGAGAGAAGGGCCACCCCAGGCACCAAGGGGTCCTGAGCGGGGCAGTGGAGAACGGTTCAAGATCCCCAAGGGTGGCACGGCCACGGAAGCTGTGGGCCACCACCCTGTGCTTCCGCACCGCCCTGGACGGAGGTCGATGTTGGGGGCCAgtctcccaccccttcccccgtGTGCCTGGTCTCAGTCCTCTAAAATGCAGGCATACTGGATATCACGTACACGTATGTACAGACATGCAGACATCCACAGCACGTGCTCCAGAGTCAGTGAGGGCCCTCCCCCAGCAGGGTTTCTGGGGGAAATAGGTCTTTTGTGCCAAATAAGGGAGCCCTGGAGGCTGCTGGAGACCCTCTCAACTGACAAAGCCCAGGGTGACCAGATTGGGCCACCCCAGGTCAGATCAAGAGCTCAGGCCCCGACCCCTCAGCcgccctccccacctcccctgaGCCCCGGGCTGTGGAGCCCGGCCCGCTCACCATTCCTCACTTCAAAGCGGTCCCTGAAAAGCCCCTCGCGTCTCGGGACGTGCTTCTGTTCAAAGACCTCCTCGTCCTCCAGGGACGTCCTGGCGTAGTGCCCGGTGGCCATGGCATCGGCTCCTGGACCGGGAGTCGGACCCTGAGAGGTCTGGGACTCGCAGCGGTGTGGGAGGGTCACTGCCCCCCCCAGCACCTCTCCTCCCGCCCTGGTCTTGGGCCGTTCCCCTCTCCTGGGGCAGGGCCTGGCCCACCTGGGTCCTCCGGACGAGGAGGGTCCAGACCAGAAGGTGGGCATCCGCCCCCCAGGGCGATGTGAGTGCCCGCGGCCGTGCCCCCTCCACACGTTCGCCCTCGCCTAGGTGCTGCACCCAGCCCCCCACTGACCCAGGTGCTCCACGGCGTAGCGGAAGAAGGCCTTGAACTTGACGTGCTTGTTGCACAGAATGTCGGGGTTCGGGGTCCGCCCTTTCTCGTACTCGTTTAGGAAGTCCCTGCAGCCCGAGGGAGAGGCCCCGGGTCATCTCTGGGGGGCTGGAGCCCCCGGGCCCCCTCAGCCGGGCTGGCACCGGGTCTTCTGCCGTGACCCCCTGCGCCCCCATGCCCTACGGAGCCAGTGGGGGGCGTGGCCGCCCGAGCCCGTAGCTCCGTTCCCGGGGGGCAGCTGCAGCCCCCTCCTGCCTGGGAGGagccttcccccctcccctgaaCCCCTGGGCCCCGCCCCCTCGCCGCGAttggcccgccccgcccccactgACGTGAAGACGTCGTGCCAGTACTCCTTGACGAAGGTCACGTGGCGGAAGGGGATGTCCAGCAGGTGGCAGACGCGAGCCGCGTCCTCGCAGTCTCGGTCGGCCGCGCATGCGCCGCGCTCGTCCAGGGCGTCCCAGTTCCTCATGAACACGCCCGTCACCTCGTAGCctgggcggggggaggggcgcgcgcgcgcgtgtgtgtgtgtgtcacgcGGCTGCtcccgccccccgccgcccccggcCCCCCCTCACCTCGGCGGCGCAGCAGCAGCGCGGCCACGGCGCTGTCCACGCCCCCGGACACGGCGCAGGCCACGCGCCGCCGCGCGGCCCCGACGCCGGCCGCCGCCATGCCCTCGGCCGGAAGTGCGGGCCCCGCGCCCGgaagccccgccccgccccgccccgcgcgcGGTTGGCGGAGGCCCCGCCCCCAGCTGTGTGCGCCCCCCCCACGCGCGGTGTCGGGAATCGAGGCAGAACCCGGAGTTTCGCACTTTTATTCCGTCCCCGTCGGACTTTGGGGACAAACTTGATAAAAGCAGACGTAGCCCCCATGGGGCCTGGGCAGCCTCAGCGCGGCCCGGGCCGGGGGCCCCGGGGTCAGGGTCAGGGTCAGGCCCCTACAACTTGAGGAGCGGCGAGGGCAGGTTTTCCTTGTCCTCCGGGGGGCTCAGGCTGATGAGGGGGGAGCTCAGGTCGATGAGCTGAAGGAGAAGGAGACCCGCTGGCACCGCCGCCCGGACTGGCACCGCCACCGGCCGGCCCACCCACCCGTCCGGGACCCGGGGCCCGAGGGGCAGCGCCCACCCCCAGGCCCCCCAGGCCCCCCGCGCTCCTCACCTGCCCCGTGGCTGGCAGAGGCTTGGCCGGGGCCCTCTGCCATCCTTCCGGAGAGTCGAACAGGTCGATGAGCAGCCGGCCTTcaggggccggggccggggccggggccagaGCCGGGGCCAGAGCCGGGGCCGGGCCCCGCCAGTCCACTTCTGAGCGGTTGGTGAAGTCCACGAGTGGCTGGCTGCGGGGAGGCGGTGTTGCCGTGGCCGGGGCGGTGGTCTTGGGTCCCAGGTGGACAAGCACGGCCTAGGAGAGGAGGCAGCGGTCACTTTGGCTCCCACGTGCCCTGCGTCCATGGAGGTCATCCACTCCATAGTCTCTGGCGGCGGAGAGAAGGCGGGGAGGGGGCCTCCACATGCCACCCAGCACCTTCCTCGGGAGGTGGGGCAGGGACCGCTGGCAGCGCCCACCCACCATGACAACTGGTACCTCGGCAGGGGCCGGCCTGGCCGCCGGCGGCTCCTTGGCTTCCTCCCCGGGGGTCCCGGGGGCCGGCTGCTGGGGAGAGGCAAAGTCGAGGGCCAAGGGCGCCACTGAAGGGGAGTCGGATGGCTGAGAAGACCCAGGCCTGCGGAGGGAAAGAGCAGCGTGGGGTTCCCGTCCCTGAGCAAGATGGGAgcctggggagggagggggctgCCTGGTGCCAGGCAACAGGGACTGTCGGGGGCCAGGGCCTCTCCAACTCTCCTCCAGACCAGGGCAATGAGGGCAGCTTGGCCAGATGGGGGGTGGGTGCTGGTCTGGGGAGCAGCAGAGGTCCCCAAAGGGGAGAGATCCTGGGAATGGGCGACATGGCGGGGGTCAGGGAAGAGCAGCTGAGGGTATCAGGAGAGGCCCCAGGGAGGGGTCCTGGATGGTAGGCAGACCCCCAAGTTCCAGGCCCCTATCTCACCTGCCCGTGGTCTTCTTGGGGGGCACCTGTGCAGGGTGCCGGGCAGCCACTGGCAGCAGCGGGGTGGTGGCTCTCGGTCCAGTTCTGGGTGTTGGCCACAATGGAAGTGCTGACATTCGGCGTCCGGATGGCGTGGGCAGAGCGGACAGGCGCCGGACATTCAGGGGGGTCCGTGTGGTGCTGCCGGGGGGCTGCAGAGCTCCTCCCGAGGAGTACCTGGCAGGGGTGCCCCGCGGGGCAGCAGTGCTGGAATCAACAAAAGGCCCTTGTTAGGTCAGCACTGGCC from Macrotis lagotis isolate mMagLag1 chromosome 2, bilby.v1.9.chrom.fasta, whole genome shotgun sequence includes these protein-coding regions:
- the TRMU gene encoding mitochondrial tRNA-specific 2-thiouridylase 1 isoform X1, with amino-acid sequence MRNWDALDERGACAADRDCEDAARVCHLLDIPFRHVTFVKEYWHDVFTDFLNEYEKGRTPNPDILCNKHVKFKAFFRYAVEHLGADAMATGHYARTSLEDEEVFEQKHVPRREGLFRDRFEVRNAVKLLQGADAAKDQTFFLSQVSQEALRRTIFPLGGLTKGFVKKIAAENGLGHVLQRKESMGICFIGKRHLESFLLQYLQPRPGNFVSIEDHKVLGTHQGCFLFTLGQGAKIGGLRDPWYVVDKDLSRGDVFVAPGPDHPALYRDLLRTGRVHWIAEEPPAQLVHDKMMECHVRWRHQMALAPCVLTLNQDGSVWVTAVKPMKSLATGQFAVFYKGDECLGSGKIMRLGPSAYTLQLGKSLSAATREAGQGPKSHRPPTDPAN
- the TRMU gene encoding mitochondrial tRNA-specific 2-thiouridylase 1 isoform X2, which translates into the protein MPWPPGTTPGRPWRTRRSLNRSTSRDARGFSGTALNQVSQEALRRTIFPLGGLTKGFVKKIAAENGLGHVLQRKESMGICFIGKRHLESFLLQYLQPRPGNFVSIEDHKVLGTHQGCFLFTLGQGAKIGGLRDPWYVVDKDLSRGDVFVAPGPDHPALYRDLLRTGRVHWIAEEPPAQLVHDKMMECHVRWRHQMALAPCVLTLNQDGSVWVTAVKPMKSLATGQFAVFYKGDECLGSGKIMRLGPSAYTLQLGKSLSAATREAGQGPKSHRPPTDPAN